The genomic window ATACGTTCAACAcaagaaccaatatttattaaaattacaattagaTAAACTATTTCAGCTCTTTTAACACAGTTTCTAAATAactcatttatatattttttacttttaacattaaGGTCACTTTAATTAGGTAAGGCCCTTCCCCTAATATCTAAGAGTTAAGAGAAACTGACTTTACCATATTATGTTCTAGGAACCTAAATCCATGCACTCACTTTTTGCACTTGTAATTTTCTCACGCTGTAAATCATCATGCATCAATATTAATTCATTTTGCAAACCCTACCTGTTCACAAGGACTCCACTCGGACCAGGAGCTGACCACACAATCATTCGGACAGGGCGCTCGACACGTGGCGTCTCGTGACGGAGCCGGTCCTGCCCCGGCCGCTTCGCATGTAGCTGCCTCCAGGATTGTGCCTTCTGCGTCTACGCAACTGTAAACGAGAGTAAATCAGAATGGTGAGATTATATTTTAACGCCGTATGTTGTGGAAAACATCTGGAATATGACACATAGCCAACAAAATATAGTATATAAGGTAGATGACCAGACCAATTGTAGCTTGTGTAAATTAGATGCAACGTTTAAAAAGGCAGATGAAAGCAACAGCACTGGGGAGCAGTTACAGCGAGATTTTGGAAGAGTCCTGAAGAATCAAACTCAAATGGATGAATCCTTCGAGGGTTGCCTTCGACGCGCCGCTTGTGGCACGTTGTAACGTGGTGCCGCATTCCCCTCTCCCGCACAGCGCTCGCGGCGGAGCACACACGCTCCACTCGCCGAGCTGCCACCGCGTACTATACAGTGTCGGTACATACGTGACGGTCCTGTTGATGAGAGATCTCCCGCACAGCGCTCGCGGCGGAGCACACACGCTCCACTCGCCGAGCTGCCAGCGCGTACTATACAGTGTCGGTACATACGTGACGGTCCTGTTGATGAGAGCTCTCCCGCACAGCGCTCGCGGCGGAGCACACACGCTCCACTCGCCGAGCTGCCACCGCGTACTATACAGTGTCGGTACATACGTGACGGTCCTGTTGATGAGAGCTCTCCCGCACAGCGCTCGCGGCGGAGCACACACGCCACTCGCCGAGCTGCCAGCGCGTACTATACAGTGTCGGTACATACGTGACGGTCCTGTTGATGAGAGCTCTCCGCACAGCGCTCGCGGCGGAGCACACACGCTCCACTCGCCGAGCTGCCAGCGCGTACTATACAGTGTCGGTACATACGTGACGGTCCTGTTGATGAGAGCTCTCCGCACAGCGCTCGCGGCGGAGCACACACGCTCCACTCGCCGAGCTGCCAGCGCGTACTATACAGTGTCGGTACATACGTGACGGTCCTGTTGATGAGAGCTCTCCCGCACAGCGCTCGCGGCGGAGCACACACGCTCCACTCGCCGAGCTGCCAGCGCGTACTATACAGTGTCGGTACATACGTGACGGTCCTGTTGATGAGAGCTCTCCCGCACAGCGCTCGCGGCGGAGCACACACGCTCCACTCGCCGAGCTGCCAGCGCGTACTATACAGTGTCGGTACATACGTGACGGTCCTGTTGATGAGCTCTCCCGCACAGCGCTCGCGGCGGAGCACACACGCTCCACTCGCCGAGCTGCCAGCGCGTACTATACAGTGTCGGTACATACGTGACGGTCCTGTTGATGAGAGCTCTCCCGCACAGCGCTCGCGGCGGAGCACACACGCTCCACTCGCCGAGCTGCCAGCGCGTACTATACAGTGTCGGTACATACGTGACGGTCCTGTTGATGAGAGCTCTCCGCACAGCGCTCGCGGAGCACACACGCTCCACTCGCCGAGCTGCCAGCGCGTACTATACAGTGTCGGTACATACGTGACGGTCCTGTTGATGAGAGCTCTCCCGCACAGCGCTCGCGGCGGAGCACACGCTCCACTCGCCGAGCTGCCAGCGCGTACTATACAGTGTCGGTACATACGTGACGGTCCTGTTGATGAGAGCTCTCCCGCACAGCGCTCGCGGCGGAGCACACACGCTCCACTCGCCGAGCTGCCAGCGCGTACTATACAGTGTCGGTACATACGTGACGGTCCTGTTGATGAGAGCTCTCCGCACAGCGCTCGCGGCGGAGCACACACGCTCCACTCGCCGAGCTGCCAGCGCGTACTATACAGTGTCGGTACATACGTGACGGTCCTGTTGATGAGAGCTCTCCCGCACAGCGCTCGCGGCGGAGCACACGCTCCACTCGCCGAGCTGCCAGCGCGTACTATACAGTGTCGGTACATACGTGACGGTCCTGTTGATGAGAGCTCTCCCGCACAGCGCTCGCGGCGGAGCACACACGCTCCACTCGCCGAGCTGCCAGCGCGTACTATACAGTGTCGGTACATACGTGACGGTCCTGTTGATGAGAGCTCTCCCGCACAGCGCTCGCGGCGGAGCACACACGCTCCACTCGCCGAGCTGCCAGCGCGTACTATACAGTGTCGGTACATACGTGACGGTCCTGTTGATGAGAGCTCTCCCGCACAGCGCTCGCGGCGGAGCACACACGCTCCACTCGCCGAGCTGCCAGCGCGTACTATACAGTGTCGGTACATACGTGACGGTCCTGTTGATGAGAGCTCTCCCGCACAGCGCTCGCGGCGGAGCACACACGCTCCACTCGCCGAGCTGCCAGCGCGTACTATACAGTGTCGGTACATACGTGACGGTCCTGTTGATGAGAGCTCTCCCGCACAGCGCTCGCGGCGGAGCACACACGCTCCACTCGCCGAGCTGCCAGCGCGTACTATACAGTGTCGGTACATACGTGACGGTCCTGTTGATGAGAGCTCTCCCGCACAGCGCTCGCGGCGGAGCACACACGCTCCACTCGCCGAGCTGCCAGCGCGGCTCTGACACGCCGCATGTCGCGCGTTGTAACGTGGCGCCGCACTCCCGCCCACCACCCGAGCCCTCTTCTATTACCTCTctggagaacaaaattattttccattATGTACTAAGGTAGAAATATAACATAGTTGTCataattatggaccctgatggctTCAGCAACCTAGTTGgtacaacatatttatttacaaaagccGACGAACTTTTATAAGCCGTCAATCTGATTGAAACAACAGAAATGTATGTGTAGAAACTAAGGAACTGACTGAAGGATCGTTTCATCTATTCGCCATACACCAACGCAAGTACAAATCACAAACTTGTTTGAAGAAGTAATCACTGTATTTACTTTAGCTAGAAAGGAAACATATTTGCTAAAAGTACCTACCTTGTCCGGAATCTAAAAGCAGCCCTCGACCCCGGCTCAGAGGCGCAGGGTCCCCACTCGCCCCACTCGCCGACGGCGCAGTCCCGCGCGCATCGCACGCTGCACGCGCCGCGCAGGAGAGAGGGGAACTCGATGTCGTAGGAATAGCCGTCGGTAGATGCTTCGCGGACACGGCTTGGACCTGAaggacataataatatttttaagtgtgaaaatattacaaaaaatctgaCAAAAGGATTAATCATTATGAAGGGGAAAAACTCGAAATACCACTGTGGGTTCATCGTTTAGTACCTAATCCCTTTTCGATCAGCTAGGAACTGTTTcaatcaggtcttcaagttttcAGTAAAATGGCATACAAAGATTAGGGGACGATATAGATAATTAcctaagatattttatttttctcaaagaTTGTCCTGAGATATTAAATGTCTAGTTACCAGTAAGTGGATGATATTTCTTGCAAACATCCATGGGTACATCTCTTCCTCCCACCATACAACGGGCAGCGCGAAGAGATCTCCCTTCGCCGCATTCCATTCTGAAATAAAAAGCGAAGAAATAGAGTACCAAAGAAAGACAAATATCATTTgataaaacaatttaagtaaAGAAGGCATACCCAGAAGGTAGGATGCAGTCAGAGTCAGTAGGCAACAGCTCCAAGGAAACGTTTTTGCAAACGCAGTTTGGAACATCGGGATCAGAAGCGTCCAGGTATCTGTaaaaaagaattatattttattctcattttatttgttttttctatgTGGCATATAAATATTTGAGACCACTTGAGTATAAACTAGGTTTTGTGAGTATTAAAGGTACAATTTGATATCAGGCAGATTTTACCCATAGGTAGGAAACAGGTCTTCATTGTTGGGATGTCTTTATGAGACTTACTTAAGCGGATCGGAGCAGATGACGTCACAAGTGAGAGGAGGGACATGTTCGCAGGTGACGCGGCAAGCAGCCACGCTACGGGGGATCAGCTGACCGGCACATGCACCCGCTTCTACGCGGTGAGATTCAGAACCGCACCATATGCCTGAAACGAATGAGTGAGTTACTAAGGTGCTTAATTAAGAATGCTTTTTCGATGACATGTATAACATGTACAAAGGTGTGATAGTTTTAACTCTTCAATACAAAGCTGATATGCCAGACCACAAGTGTAGATTTCGAGGGTTTATCTATTCCACCAACAAGTAACTGCTGACTGCTTGGAATCgctcagaaaggcagtcgctctagtaaaatactggtattcagctgtatCTGGaaagactggaagacgaccccagtATATGAAGTTGAGAAAAGACTAAGCACATTATGACACTTACTCCTAACCCTGTACCCGACGCCGCAGCGCTGCACGGGCGGGAGCTTGCAGGTGCTCCAGTCTCCCGCCACCCAGGCGGCGTCGCGAGCACGACACGTGCGCGACACGGGGCAGTCGCGCGTCTCCATGCGGGAGCCGCAGCTTGGTCCGCCGTGGACGACCCGGACGCGGACTTGTTTGCCTGGCTCTGAAGAAGAAAAAACTATTTGAGTCTGGGCGACAAAGGAACTATGCAATATACCTCTATGTTGGCATTTATCTATACAGAATGAATCATGACCAAAATAGTGCTTTTCATGTCGATGTTACGACTAAAGTCAGAAGTGCAGCTACATTTCGGTTTAACCGACTACAGCCAGGTGTAATCGGTCATAAGCTGCTAAATTAAGTTACCCTTAGGACTCTTAGAGCTCATAGGGTAGAACAAAGGtcagtacataaggaagtacatagaTGTAcaacataagggagtacataacaaaatacaaagGGGTAAAGTttaagggagtacataaaggtgtgcataacaaagtaaataaagaacTACATAAGGTCGAGTAGATAGAGGTTGTACAGAAGGAAGTAAGAAGGTAACTCCTCAAATATTGTCAAAGTGATTGAACTCACCGCAAGTATTAGGACAGGGTGACCACGGCATCCAGGCTTCGACCCTGCATCCACGACGACATCGCACCGTGCACGCGCGACGAGACGCCGGACGTCTCAGGGGAGCACATCTGGATCACAAACAACAGATTAAGTACTTACTAGTTGAAAGTTTCAGAGATTAGGTATTGAACATCTTAGAGGGGTTCTTAATGGCAATATGTTCGTGTTCTCGGAATACTTACAAAGCCTCGCGTACAACATCAGCATTGTTTTGGACGCACATCACATCCcgcaccatctcaccttcctcTATGCACGGCTCTTCTTCGTCACTCTCATTGTATGTTTCTCCATCCTGCAAACATTTACAGAAAATAGATATTCTggattattttcaatatttgataTCACATATATCTTGGGTAAAGTTCATTTCTTGTTTATACATCTGTCGGACAAACTTTAGGTTTCATTTCAACATTAGCTCATCAAGATTTGAAAAGGGTTTCTTTCAGGAAAGCTATAAGGACTATGCAATAATTTCCCTAAGAATATGGATTTAAATCTTGTAACAAGTTTACCAGTAAATCCGTATAATTGTTGACAGGCATGTAGTCCTGGCGGCGTCTCTCGCAGGGTCCCCAGGGTGTCGCAAGCCACGAGTACGTGGCACAAGCATGACTGTTGCACGTCTCGTTTTGGAGTAACTGGTCTTCTGGTGGGCATGGCCAGCCGTCTGAAATACGGGAGAGAAGATACGGTTTTCATTGCCGTGCGATTTTAATTGTGTATTATTATTGGTATGAACCTACTCTAGACATAAGCTTATTTAGCTTTAGGGGGAGTTAACAAGACTGTCATAGTTTattatgagaatatttttaataaaatacttctcTTTTTAAACTGAGTATAACTTTGATAATTCTGTGgcggaaaatcatcaaatcctGAAAAATCACTTATACTTGCTGACCAAAACGATACCGTAATAAATGCAACGCATTATATCTTTAGAAAGCAACATGTTATCATCATCGTAGTTCCTCACTTGGAGCAGCATGAGCCAGTATATGCCGTCTCCTAGTCCTAGAAGGACGAGGATGGGCCGCAGCAGCACATGGAGCTGAGCAATGACTCCACGCCGCCCAGGATGACACTACGCAGTCACCAGCGCAGGCAATGCGGCATCTCTCACTGCGGGGCGGCGCGCCGGTACCGCTGCACCAAGCGCGTTGAGCTTCTTTCTGTTAATGATAGTGTAAAAGTAAAGAGCTAAGTGAAAAATAACGTTGTATGCCGATGAATAGCAAGCTTCTAAAAGAAATTAAGCTTTTTCATACCATGTTGCATTTTATCATATCctatcgtttattgcattccataatgtactaAAGGTCGAAAATAGTAAAtgatagtcacaattatggaccctgacaTTTACAGAGATCCAGATTTCATTTTGGTGTGACACTTCCTAAAAGCACCGAAATATTAGAAATCCATTAGAAACATGGAAACGTTTTCATTTCAAAGTAGTACTTCGATATCGTTTTTGGAGTAAACGAAAATGATGAGGAATATTCAAGATATTATACACTCGTATTTTCTTACCCCATCATGGCCAACGCATCTCAACTCCCGGCTCCTCTTGCCAGGTCCGCATGTAGTGTGGGGCTGGTTGAGCACGCACGGTCCCCAGGGCAGCGCCTTCCACGAGGCGCAGCGAGGAGTGCTGCACGTTCGCTTCTCTTCCAGAGGGGGGCAGGGTGCTCCGCCACCTGACGCCGCGGAGATCACGCGGCGACGGCGGACACTGTAACCTGGTGATTAGGAAAAGAAGGGGAAGCTTGAAATCTACCTTCTgttaatctattaaaaaaaattacagaaaagTGTTAAGCTTCTATACAGtccattattaatttatttctggaCGAGTCAGGGGCAGATCTAGCTTTCAAAAGACTAGTGGACACAATCATTCGAAATGGCTATTTAAATAccaatgcccgttttcaccaacaatctctcaacgtttccctaactaagtgtcacttagaataagggttTCCCAATACTTAATgattataagggacacttaagctttggtgaaaacgaaattcgtattaagtggtTCCTAAATGCACTTAGTACCACCCTAAGTGAAAATTCCATACTAAAGAATGCTTGCAATTCGTAAATGTATTACCAGTAGTAGTAAGTTGTTGCACAGGGAACAGAGGACATCCATCGGTAGGCTGGCACGCTCCCCACTCGCTCCATTCACCAACTTCACAATCCCGTGGACAAGGGACCTACAAAACAAGAGCGCAATAAggaatcattaaataaatacttgtcaAACATAGAAAGAGTAAAGAGTGTCTAAAATTACACAAGATACTGCATTTAGCACAGCTTGTGTCGAAAATAAAACGGAAAAAATTGAATTCGTTTCGTCAGCGCCCATTAGGTATCTACATGAGCCTTAAACTCCTAATAGCagcctttacattttaattgtaattttagcCAAGGATCAAAGGATTCGTCTTCATACGAAGCTTTGACTTTTTTACGTCTTAACAACttaaaggtctctgcacacagcgggcgcggcgcagcgggacgggacggcgacgcgacactgagcagttgtaaggtactagatattacggaggccgccacacagagccgtcccgctcgacgcgacgcgacgcgacgatctagtacattgtgtcacgtcgccgtcccgtcccaccgcgccgcgcgcgctgtgtgcagagaccataaGCTATTGGGGACAGTGAGTAAGGTTTCCCAACCTTCAAACCATGTGTTGATATTAAGTGGGTGAGTTATCACTGATGAATCACACATCGCACTCACCCCACTATTTGGtgagtaacataaaataatgaacttCACCGTGAACGCTGAAGCTATTGATTGGATTAAAGGACGACATTGCTGGAACTTGGCCATGAAATCATGAGTCATTTATACCTGAAACTTATTACTTTAATGACGATATTAGTCATAGTGACTCACATGATGTAAGTAAGTAACCAACTAAGTATATTCTCTGAACATAGGTAGAGCCCAGGCTTTATAGTGGTTCCTAACCTTTTAATCTTGTCACCCCGATGATTCAGCCAGAGAAACTGATTTACCTTTGCCTCCCTTCCTATTTCCGCAAGAGTAGGtaattcgattttattttataatcatgATGATAGGGTAGTTGTTTactggaatttttattttgagtatagttaccggcacggatattgagctctcggagGAAGAGTGGgaatcgctttgcgcaccgtacgcataaggcaataaggcagtaaatcgcttctgcgcaggtgaaggtcagggctcaatattcgtgccgataactatatacaGTTCCTAAAGTAAGGCATAAAATGCACTAGTGAGCCAGATTTCGTTCATAATTTACTTTCTGAGAATCCTGGTTTTTCTCCATCGATGGATGAATGTGTCTTACCTCACAAGGCTGCACTAGCGTCGGCATGGGTGCATGGGCACACTGTGCGGGATGTAACGCACGTCCGTCAGCGCGGACACAAGTAGCGTCGCGACGCTGTACGCCACCACCGCAGCCGGCGTCCCGCGCCGCTTTGCCGTCatcttcatcgtcatcatcatcatcgtcgtcgTAGATCGCGTCGTTGTCGTCTGCGTCGTCATCGTCGTCTGTGTTCACTGTGTAAGGAATTGAATTATAATCGTTACCGGTGGCTGGCTCGCTAATGTCAATCTTTCTGTGagcttgaatattttattatttaccggACATTTCGGAAATCCGAGCTCTATCGATTGATACGTTTAAAAATGTctctatctttatttttaacaaaaagttaacaaaaatatagttttgtgaATTTAGGTTTTGAAAACATTGGTTTTGCCccttacattatttaattttcccgGAATTAACCATTTCAAAAGGGGGGTTCGGGGATCTCGATCCTACCCTCGAATATATTTCGCAACGAGGTTATTACCCTTATCTACACAAATACAAATTGCTGTTCGCATCCTGGTTTACCATAATGATAGCAACAAATCACGCCGGTTTATCAATGAATCGAGCCAGCACAATGGGTCAGCCGGCGTTCGCGCCATTACTCATCCAAATGAAGCTTATTATCGTACACTCGCTTAAACAGAACAAAAGAACGCCAATAATAGAAACGCCGTAATTAAGTCGCCATTTTGTTTAATAAGGAAGACATTGTGAATGCTTTTTCATCTGGTATTGGGTAGGAATTAATTGCATACCGTCTTAATTATCGCCTTGGATTGAAAACGCGTTGAAAATCTAAAAAGTTCTCCCATTTATAGACTTTATGTGCCTGCTAAACATATGCATACGAAAAACGTGAACTGATGTAATTTCTGAAAATTGTTTTAGGAACAGAattaaaaatgctccagcatgTACAAAGATTCGAAAATTGTAACATATTCAACAACCAAACGGGAACAAGACTGCTTGAATATCTCACCTGTAATTATCAACCTGTAAATTGCATATAATGTAACACTAACCTGGTAATGCAGTAGCGTGTCCGATCTCAACGGCCACGCGACACTGTCCCCAAGGCCCGGGAGTCCAGTGCGCGCTCGCTTCTAACGCAGCTGGTCGCACCTCTTCTACTACGTCACATTCCCTGCCTCCACCTGGGTGGGAAAGTTTTTGATGAAATATGGTACAAAGTTCATAGTTACAGGTGTTTTTATTAGGAGACGGTGAAAAATAGTTTTACTGACGTTTTACAACGTTTTACTTTCAGTAAACATCGTCGACTATTTTTGATGATGATTACAAACCTTGTGGCAATCGTTTGAGTCTCCGCGTCCGTACCAGGGCGCCATCAGGCCGCGGTCGCCATGGTAACCACTCGGCCAGCACGCAGTCTTCGCGGATCACGCATACGCGAGCGGTTCCTATCTGCGCTAGGGTAGGACCGCAGTACCTGGCAgttgcaaatataaaattgtaattacttACGTCTATTAAATActcactttataatatttaaccaCGGAAGGTCGTGTATAAACTATTAACTTACTACAAAAATGTTAATCCGTTATACCTAGTCAAACAATGTATAAGAGCTTGAACCCTTGACAATTCAATTATTGATTGGCTCTTGATTAATTCTAGGAATCGGTAGAAACCGAATTGTCCCGATTTAAACGATAAGTATAAAGAACATCGAAACTCCATTTGCCAAAGAGAACCTCTTCAGTTTCCACCACTACCCATtataatgccaaaaataaatctaaatatataaaactcaaaggtgactgactgactgactgacatagtgatctatcaacgcacagctgaaaccactttacggatcgggctgaaatttggcatgcaggtagatgttatgacgtaggcatccgctaagaaaggattttgatcaattctacccccaaggggataaaataggggatgaatgtttgtatgaaactttgtcaattttaaaccgatcggactgagactttgcatgcataaagctactatggcgtaggcaacccttaagaaaggattttgataaattccatccctaaggggataaaataggggatgaaagtttgtatacatcttcttagattttatgaagaagtcctgatgaagAATcacaattttatgatgacgttcgcttaaatacgattttgattaattcaaccccctttcaacccccacgggtgataaaataagggatgatgaaggatgtaaaatgtatagCCACTATATTAACTGGGTGTGCAACAGGGGAAACTGTATTTATACCACGAATCCCATTAATACCTAACGATATCCCGTTCGAATACAAACGATTACAGTTTCCCCTAAAAGTCTGCTTTGCCATGACAATAAGTAAGTCTCAGGGGCAAACTCTCAAATTTGCGGGTATTGACTTGAGAGAACATTGCTTCTCTCATGAACAGTTTTATGTTGCTTGCTCACGAGTAAGTTCACCCAATAACTTAATAGATTTAGCGCCTaatgacagattagtaaagaatattgtgtacaaagaagttttgtaggccctaattttttacacacgctaaacaaaagtaaagcatacctaattaataataatacttcttaacgcgagcgaagccgcgggcaaaagctagtgtcaGCATAAAGTCCCATAATGATCGAGTAAAACTGTGCCTTGCACGTGATGTGGAGATGAAAAATGTTCCATCTGATAACTTatgatataaaactttttatacggCCAAGTGGCATTAGATCAATATGCCAGTAAATTGACCTACTTCTACAAGTGTCGTAAGAATGCAGGGCTTCAGCCCCAAGATCCGACAACTTTGACGATATGAAATTTCTTTCACAACatctgaataataaaatatgctgtACCACACTAAAGTATGTATGAGAAGGTAATTTTAACAAGATTTACGGGAAACAGGAATTTATGTTAGGAATATGCTTgcaagtttacatatttttcatgaTATTAGAATAGTCGGCTTGTTTACGCAACCGTTTTAACTTTAAGGACATATAACTTATAGTtatgatataatataaatacctaattacacataattttaaaatattcaccaAAAGGCCGAAACGCGTTGTTAACTATCTCACACTAAAATGTgccaattaagttaattaaaactcAAATTCAAAGGCTAACATTACTTATAGATAAACTATGACTATCAAACTTACATGGCTTCAACAAATTGTCCGTCCTTCTTGCGACACTGCACCTGCCGCCGCTGCAGGCCCAGCCGGGGCGTATGCACTAGCGAGTCCGTTTCTGTCCgcatgtatctattgaaagaaCAAACACATAGATGTATAAATGtcatcagaaaaaaataatcctaccaaaaacattaaatgtaaaaaaaaagccatgcctctacgcaattcttccaccgtaaaaagtctTGAGATCGCATGGAAGCCAAGttctgttcaactttatttgtattaatatatcaatattttgtggctatatcaatagttttgttcacattacaataatattgacttggccatgagagATACATTGACAAATACATGTGTGTGTATTTCTAGCCTAATCAACAAACACGCAGTTTTTCATACAACCTATTCAGAGTTTCTTTGGTCGTTCCCCTCCTAGATTTTTGATCACATTCATGCTCATGGCTTTTCAATTTGGTATTTAGATACCTTTTTACTGATGGATACAATGAATGAAGTTCTAGATAAAAGCCAACGAATTTCTCgagaaatatttagaaatagaaCAAATTAATTTCCATTGAAGCGGCATCGGTTCGGGTTACTAGTAATAGGTATAGAAAAGCGATGATACGTGCTTTTTACTCAGGAATTTTCTACGCGGAATAATGTTAGAGGGAGGAATGGGTGAACGTGAAAAAGATACAAGAAAGGTCCAAATAACACAAAGGCCGGGAATACTTGCAAATGTTatatcaaaaagtattttatcttACTTTGTTCGACATAGGATCGATGTTGAACAAAGTATCTTCATGTCTTTCGAATGAATTTTCATAGAATGCATTCGAGTATGTTTGACTTCTATTTTGACCTTTATTACTCCAGGATTTCAAAAAAACATTCTTTATTAATGTAgttatgttttgatatttttcattttaagatTAAATACCTTACTTTCCAATAATACCATTTACGGATGGTCTAATGATTTCAATCGAACTCATTAATTAtagaaaacgttttttttttaacttcaacATCCAGCCAATTAAAATATAGAACAGATAAGAAATTGATTTACAATCTAGTATAAATTGGCTACAAAATAATGTAGTCTACGAAGATAAATGGATTTTTTAGAAACAAGTTGCTAGCGATAGAGATGGATCGTCTGGCATCCAATTAGTCAAAATGCGAAAGAGTTTTCAAAAGATAGGTTTCACATGATATATCTTACTACAAAATTGGATAAAATAATGGTATCTACGTGCCGTGCATAGGTAGATTAATGATCTATGAATACTACGCAATTTTTTATCTCAAGTTCAATGAAGGATACcctttttatagattttttttattggcctGTACTGTCTCATTGCTGGGCAAGGGCCTGATCTGTCTATATCGGTCACTTTTTGTGATTACCAAAAGTTATTATTTCTCAAATACcttttacatgaaaaataataagtaccacagagattaaaaaatatgcagATATTTTTGTGAAAGCCAATAACAGTGGAATGTTTGGTACCTCTCTATGGTGCGGGAGGCATGCTCCCCTGCGCCCAGGGGGTTGCATTCAGTCCATTTTCCAACGTAGATCGAGAATTCGGAGTCATTTGTCGATGgttctgaaacaaaagaaaacataattgaATCGTTATGTGAAAAACAAATAGGTGAAAAACATGGGTTTACACTGAGAAAAttgtagacatttttttttattatcacgTATTctcatttcataattttctttcgtaataaacttattagttattaattattatcatt from Helicoverpa armigera isolate CAAS_96S chromosome 2, ASM3070526v1, whole genome shotgun sequence includes these protein-coding regions:
- the LOC110379100 gene encoding thrombospondin type-1 domain-containing protein 7A, with translation MLRAWWLMLAAVLANAAADEASDPEGLLEPVAEPSTNDSEFSIYVGKWTECNPLGAGEHASRTIERYMRTETDSLVHTPRLGLQRRQVQCRKKDGQFVEAMYCGPTLAQIGTARVCVIREDCVLAEWLPWRPRPDGALVRTRRLKRLPQGGGRECDVVEEVRPAALEASAHWTPGPWGQCRVAVEIGHATALPVNTDDDDDADDNDAIYDDDDDDDDEDDGKAARDAGCGGGVQRRDATCVRADGRALHPAQCAHAPMPTLVQPCEVPCPRDCEVGEWSEWGACQPTDGCPLFPVQQLTTTGYSVRRRRVISAASGGGAPCPPLEEKRTCSTPRCASWKALPWGPCVLNQPHTTCGPGKRSRELRCVGHDGKEAQRAWCSGTGAPPRSERCRIACAGDCVVSSWAAWSHCSAPCAAAAHPRPSRTRRRHILAHAAPNGWPCPPEDQLLQNETCNSHACATYSWLATPWGPCERRRQDYMPVNNYTDLLDGETYNESDEEEPCIEEGEMVRDVMCVQNNADVVREALCAPLRRPASRRACTVRCRRGCRVEAWMPWSPCPNTCEPGKQVRVRVVHGGPSCGSRMETRDCPVSRTCRARDAAWVAGDWSTCKLPPVQRCGVGYRVRSIWCGSESHRVEAGACAGQLIPRSVAACRVTCEHVPPLTCDVICSDPLKYLDASDPDVPNCVCKNVSLELLPTDSDCILPSGMECGEGRSLRAARCMVGGRDVPMDVCKKYHPLTGPSRVREASTDGYSYDIEFPSLLRGACSVRCARDCAVGEWGEWGPCASEPGSRAAFRFRTREVIEEGSGGGRECGATLQRATCGVSEPRWQLGEWSVCAPPRALCGRALINRTVTCVDAEGTILEAATCEAAGAGPAPSRDATCRAPCPNDCVVSSWSEWSPCEQTKWGGRRDRTRVVLRPADDGGSPCPHLVGAEPCSPHAYSWHVAPWDDCQPLGGSPCGEGTKKRAVRCLRSDGIFVNDSYCPNTTATEAKESWCYVPCGVDCELSEWGPWDTSACSCGDANTASHMRRTRQHLTAAVWPGRACPATEQRAPCPREPCLKLVARPTLGCHIQVANETSSGEEAVGACGWGVKVSHARCELTAAADDAADLFLQPWRCAAVLPGRIVAPPMHYQEDEVCEVECGCKQSESGQPGPWGAWGACRGGARSRTRQLLVPARRACSTPSRYVTIEWANCTGELDDIPDLLAVEPRDERPRRAHVHHDVYHDGYIEGSTSVLAVVWTATIVLSLYGAYMLYRGFIRCLRSRKLKTITKV